In Alosa alosa isolate M-15738 ecotype Scorff River chromosome 23, AALO_Geno_1.1, whole genome shotgun sequence, a single window of DNA contains:
- the tmtops2a gene encoding teleost multiple tissue opsin 2a, whose protein sequence is MFFEVANLNYSSNGTGEDSLNYLDQDWNDTPGTLSRTGLNVVAVCLGSIMVFGCLNNLVVLVLFCKFKTLRTPVNMLLLNISVSDMLVCMFGTTLSFASSIKGRWLAGRHGCMWYGFINSCFGIVSLISLAILSYDRYSTLTVYNKRAPDYRKPILAVGGSWLYSLLWTVPPLLGWSSYGLEGAGTSCSVTWRANTVGSHSYIICLFIFCLGVPVLVMVYCYGRLVYAVKQVGRIRKTAARRREYHILFMVITTVVCYLVCWMPYGVVAMMATFGPPGLITPIASVVPSLLAKTSTVVNPLIYILMNKQFYRCFLILFHCKHQALENGQSSMPSKTTVIQLNRRAYSKTLVNANATGAPSTANHHECSSPESDKTNPAEETTQPPSP, encoded by the exons ATGTTTTTCGAAGTGGCCAACTTAAATTACAGCTCTAACGGAACCGGTGAAGACTCTCTTAATTATTTGGATCAGGACTGGAATGACACTCCGGGCACACTGTCACGAACTGGACTAAATGTTGTCGCTGTGTGTTTGGGATCTATTATGGTGTTTGGCTGCCTCAACAACCTAGTGGTACTAGTCCTCTTCTGCAAGTTCAAGACGCTTCGTACACCAGTGAATATGCTACTCCTGAACATCAGCGTGAGCGacatgcttgtgtgcatgtttgggaCGACACTCAGCTTCGCGTCTAGCATCAAAGGACGGTGGCTGGCAGGCAGACATGGATGCATGTGGTACGGCTTCATTAACTCCTGTTTCG GCATTGTGTCGCTCATCTCACTGGCCATCCTCTCTTATGACCGCTACAGCACACTGACCGTCTATAACAAGCGGGCCCCAGACTACCGCAAGCCTATTCTGGCAGTGGGGGGCTCCTGGCTCTACTCCCTGCTCTGGACAGTGCCCCCCCTGCTGGGCTGGAGTAGTTATGGCCTGGAAGGTGCTGGGACCAGCTGCTCTGTGACGTGGAGGGCAAACACAGTGGGCTCCCACTCCTATATCATCTGCTTGTTCATCTTCTGCCTGGGCGTCCCTGTGCTCGTCATGGTGTACTGTTATGGGAGGTTGGTCTATGCTGTTAAACAG GTGGGCCGGATCCGAAAGACAGCTGCGCGACGGAGAGAGTATCATATCCTGTTTATGGTGATCACCACGGTCGTATGCTACCTGGTCTGCTGGATGCCCTACGGCGTTGTGGCAATGATGGCCACGTTCGGCCCACCGGGACTCATCACACCCATTGCCAGTGTGGTGCCCTCGCTCCTGGCGAAGACCAGCACGGTCGTCAACCCCTTAATATACATCCTCATGAATAAGCAG TTCTACAGGTGTTTCCTGATCCTCTTCCACTGTAAGCACCAGGCCCTGGAGAACGGCCAGTCCTCCATGCCCTCTAAGACCACGGTGATCCAGCTCAACCGGCGTGCCTACAGCAAGACTCTGGTCAACGCCAACGCCACAGGTGCCCCGTCCACGGCCAACCATCATGAGTGCAGCTCCCCGGAGTCGGACAAGACCAACCCCGCTGAGGAAACCACCCAGCCCCCCTCCCCATAA